The stretch of DNA GACGAAGCTGGCTCTCGTGTACACATCAAAAACATCAAAGTGCCTCAAGAAATTTTAGACCTTGAGAAAAAACTAGAAGAAATACGCGAAGAGAAAGTGAAAGTTGTTACATCACAGAAATACGAAGAAGCAGCAAGATTACGAGACACAGAAAAGCAAATAGAAGCAGACCTAAAAAGGGTGCAAGCAAATTGGCTAAAAGAATCGAAAGACCATCGTGAAACCGTAACAGAAGACAACGTTGCCGAAGTAGTCTCTATGATGAGTGGCGTACCCGTACAACGTGTTGCTGCCGGAGAAATGAAAAAACTTGCCAAGATGAACGACCAAGTAAAAGGAAAAATAATTGGGCAAGATGCAGCGGTAGAGAAGGTAGTAAAAGCCATACAACGCAATCGCGCCGGACTGAAAGATCCCAATAAACCAATAGGCTCTTTTATATTCTTGGGTACAACAGGTGTTGGTAAAACACAGTTGGCCAAAATATTAGCCAAAGAATTATTCGACTCGGATGATGCTTTGATCAGAATAGACATGAGTGAATACATGGAAAAATTCGCCGTATCTCGTTTGGTAGGGGCACCTCCTGGTTATGTTGGTTATGAAGAAGGCGGACAATTAACCGAAGCCGTGCGCCGTAAACCGTATGCTGTAATCCTTCTAGATGAGATAGAAAAAGCACATCCAGATGTTTTTAATATTTTGCTACAAATCTTAGATGACGGCCATGTTACGGATAGTTTAGGTAGAAAAGTAGATTTTAGAAATACAATCATAATCCTTACTTCGAACATCGGAACAAGACAATTGAAAGAGTTCGGAGATGGAGTCGGATTTGGAACTTCTGCCAAAAAAGATTCAGCAGACGAAAGAGCAAAGTCGACGATAGAGAGCGCCCTTAAACGTGCTTTTGCACCAGAGTTTCTAAACAGAATAGACGATATTATTATATTCAATTCTTTATCGAAAGAAAATATTATGGAAATTATCGACATCGAGCTCGATCAACTTTTCCATCGTCTTTCGGCTTTAGACTATCATTTGGAATTAACCACGGAAGCAAAAGATTTTATTGCAGAAAAGGGATTCGATAAAGATTTTGGCGCTCGCCCACTAAAACGGGCTATCCAAAAATACATAGAAGATCCATTGGCAGAGGAAATCATCAATGCAAATGTAACAGAGGGCGACCATGTTATACTAGAGTTAAACGATGCAAAAGATGGAGTAAAAATACAAGTAAAAGGTAAGGCAGAAGAAAAAAACTCTTAATGCTTTACGGTAATAGCACATAACAACAAAACCCACTTCGGTATGAAGTGGGTTTTGTTTTATTGAATCGTACGGATGATAGATTGAGCATTTAGTTACTCAGTCGCACTACCCGTACGGCATCATTAACATAAGCCTTATTGTTTCCTAAACGTTTGTAGCTAAATCTAGAAGAAAGCTGTGTATTTTCTGCCGATAAATTTCCTGTGAAATCTCCTTTAAAATTCATTCTACTGATAATGTCGTACGTAACATCATACCCAAACTGCTCGTAATCGCTCGGTGCTGAACAGTAATTATCATTAAAAAGCTTCAGAATCTCTTGCTCTTTGGTGCCGTAGATGTTCATCAAACGAGAAGTACTATACACAAATCCGATAGCTTTTAGAGCTTCTATATTGGCTTGATTATTTTTACTAAATATATCGTACACTGACACTGACTTTATACCAAAAGCTTTAAGATTAGAGACATCAAACGTTTTTAATTTATTGAGGTATGAAATTCCTAACTGATCGTTATCCGAAATCAAAACCGTAACAATTGGTTTTACGTATTTATCTGCTCCGATAACTTCTGTTGGCTGAACAACCTTGTTTACATCGGTTACGATAACTACGTTAGCTTTTAGTTTTTTAGTCAGTTCTTTTCGTGTATATTCTGCCAAATCTTTGTATTTATCCTCAGTAAGTAAATAGATTTGCTCTTTGGCATAATCCTTTGCAATCTCATTGATAATCTGATCCGCCAAAACCTCATCTCTTGGTGTTGCCATAATTACATTTCCATAATTGTCTAAGTTATTTGCGTTGGCAAATGGTGATACAATAGGAATATTAGCGTTGCTCAACATTTGGGCAGCTTGCTCGACACTCGAAGCATAAAATGGTCCGATGATAACATCTGCTTTGTTCAAATCATATTCATCATTAATCTGAAACAACTTATTTACATCACGCTCAGAATCAATTACTTTTACATTTACATTTTTTCCTTCCTTGGCTAATTTTTCTAGAGCTACTTTTGATCCAGAAAAGAAATTCATCGCTAAGTTTTTAGACAAATTTCCTTTACCTAAATCAAAGGGGAAAAACATCACGACATTTATTTCGTTATCAGAAATACGCTTCAACTCAGAAACAGATGCTGTAGTTGTTATTTTTGCTCCTTCTTGCAACGGAATTCGCAAGACTGATCCTTCTAAAAGTCCTTTCGTAGCAAGATTAGCATTGGCTTTGAGCAATTGATCCATGCTTACCTGATACTCGGTTGTTAAACCATAAATCGTCTCACCAGCTTTTACTTTATGCTCTATAAAATTATCGCGTATTATAGCATTACTTCCTTTTCTCGGTATGATAAGATACATACCTTCTTGGGTTCCCTTTGTCTGTAAATCTGGATTCGTTGCATAGAAATCCTCCACCTTGAAATTATATTTCTTCGCAATCGAATACAGCGTTTCTCCTTTTCTTACCAAATGCATACCGTCTGGTACAATTTCTTTTTCGGTTGTGGTAGAATTTTTATTGCTTGTCTTGGGTAAACGGATAATATCACCCGCTTTCAGTCCGTGTTTCAGCTGTGGGTTTAGACTGACCAAAGTTGCTTCGGATATATCGTATTTTTTGGTAAGAGAATAAATTGTTTCTTTTGGTTCTATTAATAAATAGGTATAATTATTATCGTCTTTTGGTAACGATGGTGGCGTTAGAGTTTGATTATTTTTTGGCAGTTTCGGTTCCTCTTCTACCTTGAATATTTTACCATCTTTCGATGGAATCGTCAAAACATCGCCTGGATGCAATCCTCTAGATTCGATTTTGGGGTTGGCTTTTAGCAAGGCTTCTTGAGAGATGTTGTATTTTTTAGAAATTCCGTAAACGGTTTCTTTTGCTTTCACCGTATGCGTTTGTTGGGCATACAATGAAAAACTTATGAACAGAAAGACAAACGTCAATATTTTTTTCATAGTTAAAAGTTATCCTATAGATTTATACAAAAATAATCATTTTCTATCATCCGATAGGGTTTTTATTATAAAACCAAAAGTAAACGGTGAAATGGCATCATACACATCATTTAGCCAATCCTTGCCATAATCAAGCCAAAAATCACTAAAATTTACGTGACGCTCTTGTAATTCTCCTTGTGGGAAAAGTTCATTTTTCAATTTTTTGATTCGATTGCTCAAAGCTTGGTGTTCTTTTATTTCGGCTTTCATCATTCTTTTTTTCAATTTATCAAAGCCCTTCAATTGTTTTGATCGTTGTGCCTGGAGCATATCCGAAAATGTAGGATTGGTTTGTTCGGCCAATTTTTCTAGCTCATCAAAAAGGTCTATTAGTCGATTCTCATACGGTAGAATTGTATGATAAACTGTTGATTCTTGCCGCACTTTTTCTCGAACCAATTCATGTATCGGGTAAAATAATTCTTGGTTACTCAACTGCAGTCGTAGCTGTTTACTGTGTTGCTTTTCTGACAAAAATAATAGTGAGTTTCTGAGAAACAAAAGCGGAAAATCAACGTCCAATTCTACAAAATTCGATTTCAATTGTAACCAATAGGCCAACTCTCCTCCACCACCAATATAAGCAACATTCGGTAAAATAACTTCTTGATAAACTGGCCGAAGTACTACATTCGGGCTGAATTTTTCTGGGTATGCGTACAATTCATCTATAATTTCTTTACGATAAAAAGATAAATTAGTATTCAGTACCATAAAACGACCCTCCTCCTCAACAATTCTTTCTCGCTTAGAGCCATGTAAATAGAATAAATTTATCGGTCTAGGATATACTTGGATCGTATAGCCTAAATCGTGTAACGCTGCGCTTTGCTCTTGTATTTTTGTTTGGGAAGATTGTTCGATGAGCTCTTTCTCGAAGATTGGAATCATTTCTTTCTTCAGTCGAGCATCATCTCCATCCAAACATAAAATCCCGTACTCTCCTAATAATTCTTGCACAAAAATTCTTGTAGCTTGAGAGAGATTTTTGGCCGAGCAATAACTTTTATCTATTATTTTTTTCAACTCTTTTTTCCGTTCACTTTCCGGGAAAAAATTCAAAAAAGCATCCACCACTTCTTCTATACCTTCTAAGCTCAATCGGCCGACTGCTCCGCCATGAGGATGTTCCCAGATGAATTTTCTGTTCTGAAAATTAAAATGATTAATCTCCTCAAAATCATGATCTTCTGTTGCCATCCAAAAAATTGGCACAAACGAATATTTCTTTTGTGATTCGTTCAACGAGGCACACATTTTTATGGTTTGAAGAATTTTATAGAAGAAAAAAACTGGTCCTGTCAACAAGTTCAATTGATGTCCGGTGGTAATGGTCAACGTATGGCTATTTTTCAGTAATTCTATATTTTCTCGTTGTTTTTGGGTAAGAGAAATTTCCGAATATTGAGCTTGTAAACGCTCTACCAAAAGCT from Weeksella virosa DSM 16922 encodes:
- a CDS encoding ATP-dependent Clp protease ATP-binding subunit → MNDNFSQQVKDVIAYSKEEALRLGHEQIGTEHLLLGILRDGEGKVISVLEALNVDLKEVKAKIETLAPPKEVDSLYTSRNLTLTKQAERALKTTFLEAKLFRSPTVNTIHLLLCILRNENDPITKLMKKMDIDYDSVKEEFKFLHQDETSTETPRAESSSYDEDETSGRTEFDRPSSKSTTKSKTPVLDNFGRDLTAIAQEGKLDPVVGREKEIERVSQILSRRKKNNPLLIGEPGVGKSAIAEGLALRIIQRKVSRVLYNKRVVTLDLASLVAGTKYRGQFEERMKAIMNELEKNDDIILFIDELHTIVGAGGATGSLDASNMFKPALARGELQCIGATTLDEYRQYIEKDGALVRRFQNVMVEPTSPEETLQILHQIKDKYEAHHNVNYTEEALEACVNLTTRYITDRFLPDKAIDAMDEAGSRVHIKNIKVPQEILDLEKKLEEIREEKVKVVTSQKYEEAARLRDTEKQIEADLKRVQANWLKESKDHRETVTEDNVAEVVSMMSGVPVQRVAAGEMKKLAKMNDQVKGKIIGQDAAVEKVVKAIQRNRAGLKDPNKPIGSFIFLGTTGVGKTQLAKILAKELFDSDDALIRIDMSEYMEKFAVSRLVGAPPGYVGYEEGGQLTEAVRRKPYAVILLDEIEKAHPDVFNILLQILDDGHVTDSLGRKVDFRNTIIILTSNIGTRQLKEFGDGVGFGTSAKKDSADERAKSTIESALKRAFAPEFLNRIDDIIIFNSLSKENIMEIIDIELDQLFHRLSALDYHLELTTEAKDFIAEKGFDKDFGARPLKRAIQKYIEDPLAEEIINANVTEGDHVILELNDAKDGVKIQVKGKAEEKNS
- a CDS encoding LysM peptidoglycan-binding domain-containing protein, translated to MKKILTFVFLFISFSLYAQQTHTVKAKETVYGISKKYNISQEALLKANPKIESRGLHPGDVLTIPSKDGKIFKVEEEPKLPKNNQTLTPPSLPKDDNNYTYLLIEPKETIYSLTKKYDISEATLVSLNPQLKHGLKAGDIIRLPKTSNKNSTTTEKEIVPDGMHLVRKGETLYSIAKKYNFKVEDFYATNPDLQTKGTQEGMYLIIPRKGSNAIIRDNFIEHKVKAGETIYGLTTEYQVSMDQLLKANANLATKGLLEGSVLRIPLQEGAKITTTASVSELKRISDNEINVVMFFPFDLGKGNLSKNLAMNFFSGSKVALEKLAKEGKNVNVKVIDSERDVNKLFQINDEYDLNKADVIIGPFYASSVEQAAQMLSNANIPIVSPFANANNLDNYGNVIMATPRDEVLADQIINEIAKDYAKEQIYLLTEDKYKDLAEYTRKELTKKLKANVVIVTDVNKVVQPTEVIGADKYVKPIVTVLISDNDQLGISYLNKLKTFDVSNLKAFGIKSVSVYDIFSKNNQANIEALKAIGFVYSTSRLMNIYGTKEQEILKLFNDNYCSAPSDYEQFGYDVTYDIISRMNFKGDFTGNLSAENTQLSSRFSYKRLGNNKAYVNDAVRVVRLSN
- the bshC gene encoding bacillithiol biosynthesis cysteine-adding enzyme BshC — translated: MMNNPIITLSESQSFTTLMVDYLSKNENVEPFYQAYPNEENLLKQAEKKLRSYSRRELLVERLQAQYSEISLTQKQRENIELLKNSHTLTITTGHQLNLLTGPVFFFYKILQTIKMCASLNESQKKYSFVPIFWMATEDHDFEEINHFNFQNRKFIWEHPHGGAVGRLSLEGIEEVVDAFLNFFPESERKKELKKIIDKSYCSAKNLSQATRIFVQELLGEYGILCLDGDDARLKKEMIPIFEKELIEQSSQTKIQEQSAALHDLGYTIQVYPRPINLFYLHGSKRERIVEEEGRFMVLNTNLSFYRKEIIDELYAYPEKFSPNVVLRPVYQEVILPNVAYIGGGGELAYWLQLKSNFVELDVDFPLLFLRNSLLFLSEKQHSKQLRLQLSNQELFYPIHELVREKVRQESTVYHTILPYENRLIDLFDELEKLAEQTNPTFSDMLQAQRSKQLKGFDKLKKRMMKAEIKEHQALSNRIKKLKNELFPQGELQERHVNFSDFWLDYGKDWLNDVYDAISPFTFGFIIKTLSDDRK